TCATAAGCCTTTAGCTTTATTCTTATCTTTTCCTTTGCCATTTTCTAACCTCCTTGAATCGCACGTTTTTTTACGTACGACTATGTTTCCTTGTACACTCTCCCTGGCGTTGCCACTTGTTGGGTACAAGTACTCCAGTCGCCCGATTTTATAAGCGGACATTCTCCATAAAAATTACCTGGCCTCCACCAGCAACCTTTTACTTCATCGCATGTCAATAATACAAAGCTAATAAACCTTATTTTCGGAAGGGGAAAACCCCATCCGAAATTATTCTATTATTTCAGTAACAACGCCTGCACCAACGGTTCTGCCGCCTTCTCTTATAGCAAATCTCAATCCTTTTTCTATAGCTATCGGGGTTATAAGTTCTATTGTCATGTTTACATTATCCCCG
Above is a window of Clostridia bacterium DNA encoding:
- the tuf gene encoding elongation factor Tu (EF-Tu; promotes GTP-dependent binding of aminoacyl-tRNA to the A-site of ribosomes during protein biosynthesis; when the tRNA anticodon matches the mRNA codon, GTP hydrolysis results; the inactive EF-Tu-GDP leaves the ribosome and release of GDP is promoted by elongation factor Ts; many prokaryotes have two copies of the gene encoding EF-Tu), producing the protein GDNVNMTIELITPIAIEKGLRFAIREGGRTVGAGVVTEIIE